The DNA window TtccataaatctcaaaatctATTTTGAATCATTCCAAAACGACTCCCTTTGAATAGTGTCCACTACTCGATCTACTTCTAAAGATCTCGAATTTCTTAGACTCCTCCACTCAGCTGATGCAATTAGGAGTCTAAgcttctcttccacttcaaTAATTGACTGAAGCATTCAAAAGTTTGAAGCAAATCTAGTTTTGCAAGGATATTTTAGATCCTTGTTTGTGAAACTCCTCATCAACTGTAAGACAATTATTGACTTGTACAAGTAGTCAATAATTCTTTTCGCCTCATCAAAAATttcttaaacccaaaaaaccttttCATAGATATCCTTCAACATTAGATTGATACCATGGGCTACACATCGAGTCTTAAACAACCAACGATACTTTCCAGTAAGCATATCAAGTGCACTTGAATAATTGGATGCATTGTCTGAAATTAGCTGAACCACTAAATTTGGGCCAATACTTTGAATCTCCTTgtcaagaatatcaaatatataagaAGCAGTCAATTTAGCATGAGAACACTCCTCTGACTTCAAAAAGAGAGCACCACTCGGGGAATAAGCAATCACATTAAGAAAAGACCGCTTCTTCAAGTCAGTCCATGAATCAGACATGAATGTACAACCAGTTTGCTtccaagaaaattttacttcttcaGCATATTTTTCAAGGTCCTTTCTTGCTTCAGGAATTATTCTTCCACGAAGGGTTCCATAACTTGAAATAGGAACACTAGGACCATAACGGGCTATGCACTTCACAAAATTGATGAAAGCATCCGATTGaacaacattgaaagaaatgctatttttaataaaaaggtcACGAAGAGATTTCTCCCAAGTTGATTTGTCCATCTTAGGGATCATTTCCTCCATTGTGGACTGCCTTTGACTAGTTATAGTTAAAGGAGTCAAAGGAGAAGAACCAACTATACTCTCACCACTGGTACAACTCTTCCGCTTTTTGCTACTTGATTCAGAATTAATAGCAAGAAGAACTTCTGCTTGGACATCATCTGATACTTTCTCACAAGAGGCAACATCATGACCACTAACCTTAGCTAAATGATACTTGAGTCGAGTGACCCCTCCATAAACttgtttttcacaaaatttgcATTTAAAATGTGAACTATCAAGTTGCTCAGCATGTTgccaaaacttttctttttgtctttccatttttcctatttgttagaagttgaaaaaaaaaaaaaaaaaacaacataaatcatttcatataaacaaacaaatacaTCTAATATTAATAATTACATTACATAAGCAAATAGCCTCTGGATAATTAAataatcaagttttcaagtcccACTAACATGCATAGCCTTTTACAATGCATGACCAAAGGTACAATACAATCAACAGAGAAAAATAAGCATCAAACAGCCCTTCAATCAAAATTgcattcttttctttaatttttccaaCCTAAAGCTGTCAAAATAGTAGACCTAGCCCCTATGCCACATTCAATCTACCCCTATTTTTTGTATAATGGCATGGAGATATTACTAGATTCACCTAGTTTGTACTGGCAAAGGGAAAGCACAAGAATGTAAATAGAGAGAAGTGCAACAGGTGCAAACAACAGTAAATTAATCTCACATATCAACTTGTCATCTATGAATGCAGATGGTTCATGAAACACCATGGTTTGACATGCATGCAAGACAACTATGGATTTTCCATAATACACATATAGGATGATAATGTCTCCTCTCAACATTTAAGCAGCTCAATATATCTAACACTACACATTAATTTTCAAGTTTATTTCTGCTAAACCACATCATATCAAACCCCAAGACTGTACAGTGaatacaaaaacaacaaaagaaaagctGGGATAACTATACAAACAGGCTTTGTTAGTTACAACATATATCCTGTATACTACCATCTTTTCAatagaagaaaccaaaaaatcaTTAGATCTTTAACACGGTAAGAAATTATAGATCTTTAAAATTGAAGAACACATATCTGCAAGGTTGCAACCAACAGAGAAGAGTGATGGCAAGATATCCAGCCGGCAGAAGCAGAGCCAACCCCAACAACCAACTAACAGAATAATAAAGATTGGGAAATTGATAAGAAAGATCACAGCCTTGATTCTGAATCCCTTATGGTCCGGAAGCAAACCCGAGTGAAGAAAGCTTGAGAAATTGAAGTACTTTAGAAATCCATCAACTTCTACTCAAAGCTTGCATATTCTAGTGTGATTACATCATTTAATGATAACAACACAAAACTAGAAGATCAGTAtgttaaaaccctaaattttccaactaatttcagaaaaataaaaaaatatcagaaCTTCAAAAATTCGAGAGCATCAAGAAATGTTGGATCTTAAACGCATTCAGATATCGAAATAAGGAAAAACCCTAACAGAGAAATTAGCAAACCCAAAGCAAACTAGAAAAAAAAGACTGATTACAGAGACTTTAGAAGAagcaagagagtgaaagagagTGAAATGGCTTCATATGTaccatttttttggtgaaattctATTGAAGAGCTAGCAGAGTAAAATCCAACACCGAAAATCAAACACCTCCGCCTGACGCAGCACTAACCAGTCCTCTCGAAGGAAAAATGTTCGGAATTTTTCAAACAATGCGGAGTCGCAGAGTGAAAACTGCACCATTTTTATGCAAAGTACTGAGAATCCGAGATTTTACTTTCAGAGAAGTGATTGTaagagagattgagaagagTCAGATTAGTCAGAGGAGTGAAGATTTGTCGGCAGTTCGGCACCTCTCGGCCGCCGCACCCCTGAGTCCCTGTCTCCTTGACCTCACGAGTCACGAGTCACGAGTCATGAACTCACCTACCCTCACGAACTCACGATGAAGTTTTAAGCGACAAAGATATGGGGGAGAACCGGAGAAGCAGAAGGAAGAAGTGGGTTTTGGGAGAAGTAGAACGAAGAAGACGAGCATAATAAACCCTCGGTTTTGGCTTTGGGGCTTTGttattcgatttttttttttaataaagtgtgtttgaaccgaataattcggtttaaaacGGTTCAATTTGATATATTCACGTTTTTAAATCCAATTAGAAAAAATCGTgatttttaccgaattttatttataattcggattcggtcagaatttttcgtttaattcggaaaaattctgtTCGCACGAATTTTTCGGGAATAATTCgacgaatttaataactatggttCATATTGGATGCCCATCAGGGCTACAAGCAAGCATCATGACAGCATGACCGCCTAAATATTAATCAGTCTAGAGACTCTAGACCCGACACCGGACCATTTACTAATCAGTCGGTCCAGTTTAAGCTTTAATCGATCGGGCCTAACAATGAGTGCCAGCTTTTGACATCTTAAATAAAGCGACAGTACCCTTCACCAAGCCCATCAATTTCTGAAGTCCTAGGGATATAAGaggatttggctcctctacGGTGCGACAAGGGTGGCAGCGCACACTTGACGGCTTGAAGCACCTAGGCATGGACCCCAACACATGGGCACATGCCTTGACATGCTCTAGGTCATTCGATGCATGGTACCACCTCTACCCCACCGTAGAGGAGCCCCATCAAATCTATGATGCATTTGGCGTCCATTTTAGGCTAGGTTGAGCTAGGTTTGTGCAGCTCATAAAATGGTTCTATGGAACTCATTGTTTTAATGCACAGTATGGGAACGAGTATCGACCATCCTCAAAATCGATAGAAATGGATTGGTTTCAGATTGCTCGTATCAGATAGAAATACCACTAATTTTCctaagaaaattattttttgaccCTTTTACCCGTGGTCTATACTATTCAACCAATACAGTATCGACTAGGTATCGAGATTGGAGACTTGCCAAATCGATATGGCTaatccaataccaatatttAGAACCATGATAGAGCCTATAAATGGAAAATGTGTTTTTATATTCTGAGGATTAATCAAATGGGTCCCAACTTAATAATCACCTTAATTGATAATTAATACAATGAGGTAATTAGTTATTTCTTGTACGAAAactttttccataaaaaattgTCAATGATACTTTATCTAAGCCTCTTGAGGGTTGACCAGTTGTTTCCACACTACCTTTGCTTATGTAGAAAGAAATGTTAGATCATGGGAAGAACCCAATGACCAAAACCAAATGTGGAATTAAATATTTTAGCCTACCTCCTCTTGGACCGTAGTAATATGCCATCGCTGGATATTGGTGAGATTCTCTTTAGTTTTTCTCCTATTCTTTGATAGAATTGGTGTGGGAAAATGTCTCACACTCTTAGTTaatctctttcttatttcatcTCTCAAGTCTTGTCTTCTCAATGGGATGAGACAAGATTTTATTGAACAAAAAGAGGGACTAGAGTCCTTATTTATACTAACTACACTATCCCCACCCAATATGGTAGATAGCCAATTTACATACAATTACATCACATTAGCTaacatttatttaattaaatatgctAATTATGACTTATGTGGCAACGTAAAGCCACATCAACcaacattctcccacttggccTAGATTGCCATATGCCAAACAAATAATTAAGTTCCAAACTTTATGTATGGCCATACTGAACTCaatctgatggagaaccttGCATTCAAGATGAAAGTTTTAACTCAACAAATCATGGCGGTCCAAGTTTCCAATACTTAACTTTTCCCTTGCATGTATCACGATAGGTCATCCTTCTCAACTTGAACCATTATGTGATGAAGTTTAAACTTTATAGAATTAATCCCATGATTAATTCTGAATTGACTCAGTGGTCTACTTT is part of the Macadamia integrifolia cultivar HAES 741 chromosome 9, SCU_Mint_v3, whole genome shotgun sequence genome and encodes:
- the LOC122089692 gene encoding uncharacterized protein LOC122089692, which gives rise to MERQKEKFWQHAEQLDSSHFKCKFCEKQVYGGVTRLKYHLAKVSGHDVASCEKVSDDVQAEVLLAINSESSSKKRKSCTSGESIVGSSPLTPLTITSQRQSTMEEMIPKMDKSTWEKSLRDLFIKNSISFNVVQSDAFINFVKCIARYGPSVPISSYGTLRGRIIPEARKDLEKYAEEVKFSWKQTGCTFMSDSWTDLKKRSFLNVIAYSPSGALFLKSEECSHAKLTASYIFDILDKEIQSIGPNLVVQLISDNASNYSSALDMLTGKYRWLFKTRCVAHGINLMLKDIYEKSIIEVEEKLRLLIASAEWRSLRNSRSLEVDRVVDTIQRESFWNDSK